In a single window of the Notamacropus eugenii isolate mMacEug1 chromosome 4, mMacEug1.pri_v2, whole genome shotgun sequence genome:
- the SPC24 gene encoding kinetochore protein Spc24 — protein sequence MAVFRDMEEVSQGLLGLLNPSRAGARVRRLLGRQERIIERLLDTKTCLHRLLSEILAVEEEVAQKLIDEKETAQRVETKLQKLESELQKTNEKDASLKADLHLLMKQLEELKEMEQDLTRREREVDEDTTVVIPSAVYVSQLYHRVSKIEWNYECEPTMIKGIHHGPSIAQPIHFDITQHSKKFISDYLWNLVDTQW from the exons ATGGCGGTATTTCGGGACATGGAGGAGGTGAGCCAGGGGCTGCTCGGTCTGCTCAACCCGAGCCGAGCCGGGGCGCGGGTGCGGCGACTTCTGGGGCGGCAGGAGCGGATCATCGAGAGGCTGCTGGACACGAAGACGTGCCTTCACCGGCTCCTCTCAG AGATCCTTGCTGTGGAGGAAGAAGTGGCCCAGAAACTAATTGATGAGAAAGAAACAGCACAACGTGTTGAAACCAAGTTACAGAAACTGGAATCTGAGCTTCAGAAGACCAATGAGAAGGATGCCAGTCTAAAGGCTGATCTCCA TCTGTTGATGAAACAGCTGGAAGAACTCAAGGAAATGGAACAAGACCTcacaaggagagaaagagaagtggaTGAAGATACTACTGTTGTGATCCCTTCAGCTGT atATGTTTCTCAACTTTATCATCGAGTCAGTAAAATTGAATGGAATTATGAATGTGAACCAACTATGATCAAAGGCA TTCATCATGGTCCCAGTATTGCCCAGCCTATCCATTTTGACATTACCCAGCACTCTAAGAAGTTTATCAGTGACTATCTCTGGAACTTGGTGGATACACAGTGGTGA